From the Methanooceanicella nereidis genome, one window contains:
- a CDS encoding COG1470 family protein, producing MKTNKVLMPLLALCLIISGMIAPVAADSGYETIYSDWADNGDTVTANGCYVKFTIQNGSSNVYVSVKSPSYPDKEVTVSPGNWYYYYNLLRIYIVEIDQAKNKVLVDIARPSGSQGDTSSSGTKLSCDVPGQLALGGDIVSFPILIQNNNDEDKTYTLSSSNSAKWDVTFTYGDKGIYKVYVPKHQSKVVNLMIQTTGSTSVGEKKVIAYVDSMSIDLYVYITSVNQTVDVSTKVTSKISSIGDKIFYDIRLKNLQSKENIYKLSVTGLPENWYFRYKEDSTSFDEMAEVIVPASGEKNLVLEIVPPYSVDVGDYNFIAVITSPDGTQITKDLTLRLKSGVGMSVTTSKLAYEAKPGESFNIDVYVSNTGKGAALTNVYLETSAPTGWIVQVSPNQTNSIKAGDIQTFRVNVVPPGNIVASDYEVSIKVKSDQAEKEKDFRVTIKTESYIPYIGGAMILLVVVGLIFMFRKYGRR from the coding sequence GTGAAAACGAATAAGGTCTTAATGCCGCTTCTGGCGCTATGCCTGATAATAAGCGGTATGATAGCGCCTGTCGCGGCGGACAGCGGGTACGAGACGATCTACTCGGACTGGGCGGACAACGGGGACACCGTCACTGCAAACGGCTGTTATGTGAAGTTCACGATACAGAACGGCAGCAGTAACGTGTACGTGTCCGTAAAAAGCCCAAGCTATCCGGATAAAGAGGTGACAGTATCCCCGGGCAACTGGTACTATTACTACAACTTACTGAGGATATACATAGTTGAGATAGATCAGGCTAAGAATAAAGTGCTGGTCGATATAGCCAGGCCGTCCGGTTCTCAGGGTGACACCTCTTCAAGCGGGACAAAGCTTTCCTGCGACGTCCCGGGCCAGCTCGCACTGGGCGGCGATATAGTCTCATTCCCGATATTGATACAGAACAATAATGACGAGGATAAGACCTACACGCTCTCATCGTCCAATAGCGCGAAATGGGACGTGACGTTCACATACGGGGATAAAGGCATCTATAAAGTGTATGTCCCGAAGCACCAGTCAAAAGTCGTCAACCTGATGATACAGACTACGGGCAGCACTTCCGTCGGTGAGAAAAAGGTCATCGCATATGTGGACAGCATGAGCATAGACCTGTATGTCTATATTACCAGCGTTAACCAGACCGTAGATGTCTCTACGAAGGTCACCTCAAAAATATCCTCCATAGGCGACAAGATATTTTATGACATACGCCTGAAAAACCTGCAGTCCAAAGAGAACATCTATAAGCTGTCCGTGACCGGCCTGCCTGAGAACTGGTATTTCAGGTATAAGGAAGACTCGACGAGTTTCGACGAGATGGCTGAAGTGATAGTCCCGGCATCGGGAGAGAAGAACCTTGTACTCGAGATCGTGCCGCCGTACAGCGTGGATGTCGGGGATTATAACTTTATCGCGGTAATAACATCCCCTGACGGCACGCAGATCACAAAAGACCTCACGTTAAGGCTGAAGAGCGGCGTCGGGATGAGCGTCACTACGTCGAAGCTCGCATATGAGGCAAAACCCGGAGAATCCTTCAACATAGACGTCTACGTCTCTAATACTGGAAAGGGCGCAGCTTTGACGAACGTATACCTTGAGACGAGCGCTCCTACCGGCTGGATCGTACAGGTGTCCCCCAACCAGACCAATTCAATAAAGGCGGGGGACATACAGACGTTCAGGGTAAACGTCGTACCTCCGGGAAACATCGTGGCAAGTGACTACGAGGTCAGCATAAAGGTAAAGAGCGACCAGGCTGAAAAGGAAAAGGATTTCCGCGTGACTATCAAGACCGAATCCTATATTCCGTATATCGGCGGCGCGATGATCCTGCTGGTCGTTGTAGGCCTGATATTCATGTTCAGAAAATACGGCCGCAGATAA
- a CDS encoding CorA family divalent cation transporter has translation MDDQVLQTVQLDSLKTSSSFCVHLKADGSVEKLTNLSLTDYLAPIKNSSVAWIDCTTKDLEKELEKISHTMGFTQIPIQKLLSGFFSSYEDADTELGIMLPAVALNGLEITVRPLIILVRDNFVVTVHNEDIVRLLKFSRYAGPFLKKLRSEPRLEQMTLILERIIDENNDRNFEYLREIEKRGDDISKKLIDENISKKQLAHEIYEMKHVLIDYLNVLWATKDVVDSLRYGDADLITDDEKLLGRIGILSDNIDRHIELSEQMSNVLASGLEVMQSIYNNQLQTMNNKFAIVTAYLTVLGTAFLVPNTIATIVSSSPRLSSMVEGSGDVYFYLLGLSTLLATVISYLWVRKVWSKKDDN, from the coding sequence ATGGATGACCAGGTCTTACAGACAGTGCAACTGGACTCTTTAAAGACGTCCTCAAGTTTTTGCGTTCATTTAAAGGCTGACGGTAGTGTGGAAAAGTTAACAAATCTTTCTTTGACCGACTATCTCGCACCGATAAAGAACTCCAGCGTAGCCTGGATAGACTGCACTACTAAAGACCTGGAAAAAGAGCTGGAAAAAATATCTCACACGATGGGTTTCACCCAGATCCCCATACAAAAACTATTATCGGGTTTCTTCTCTTCTTACGAAGACGCGGACACTGAACTGGGGATAATGCTTCCGGCCGTCGCCCTTAACGGATTGGAGATCACTGTGCGTCCCCTGATAATTCTCGTAAGGGACAACTTCGTTGTGACCGTACATAATGAAGATATAGTGAGGCTGCTGAAATTCTCAAGGTATGCGGGGCCGTTCCTTAAGAAATTGAGGTCAGAGCCCAGGCTAGAGCAGATGACGCTCATCCTTGAAAGGATCATCGACGAGAACAATGACCGTAACTTTGAGTACCTCCGGGAGATAGAGAAACGCGGCGACGACATCAGCAAGAAGCTCATCGACGAGAATATCAGCAAAAAGCAGCTCGCACATGAGATCTATGAAATGAAGCACGTGCTGATAGATTATCTCAATGTACTGTGGGCGACCAAGGACGTGGTGGACTCGTTGCGTTACGGTGACGCGGACCTCATAACTGACGATGAAAAGCTGCTGGGCAGGATAGGCATACTATCGGATAACATTGACAGGCACATAGAGCTATCCGAACAAATGTCGAACGTGCTCGCGTCGGGACTTGAGGTGATGCAGAGCATATATAACAACCAGCTACAGACCATGAACAACAAGTTCGCGATCGTGACGGCTTATCTCACGGTCTTAGGTACGGCTTTCCTGGTCCCGAACACTATAGCTACGATAGTTAGCAGCAGCCCCAGGCTAAGCTCTATGGTGGAAGGTTCCGGGGACGTGTATTTTTATTTATTAGGATTGAGCACGCTGCTGGCTACAGTTATTTCCTACTTATGGGTGAGAAAGGTCTGGTCTAAAAAGGATGATAATTGA